The segment ATGTCTATATTATTATAGGGTACAATGATATTGCGGATTGTACCTTCTTTAATTCCTACATTTTTTAAACTCACTTTCATCTACAGCACGACAAAAGTTAAGTAAGTCGAGTATATAAAGTACATTCTGTGTCTACATATAATACATAAGGTTTAACGTAATGTTTATGGAATGGGAAACTAGGAAAATAGAATAAATACGAACAGTCCTGTTTGACAAAGTGTTACATAATATTTGATAATGGTGAAGATTTCTAACGGGAATGAATAAAAAAACCTTAACATACCTAAAAAATTAAACATAGAAGCTAAAAACTTTGAGAAAACTCTACACCATGTTTTTTCTAAGAATTTACCCTCTTGAGGAGGATTATTGAATGTCAGATTACTTAGTTATTGTGGAATCACCAGCGAAAGCGAAAACGATTGAACGTTATCTAGGAAAAAAATATAAAGTAAAAGCATCCATGGGACATGTAAGAGATCTACCTAAAAGCCAAATGGGCGTGAATGTGGATCATGAGTTTGAACCAAAGTATATCACCATCCGAGGTAAAGGACCTGTACTGAAAGAACTCAAGACCGCTGCTAAAAAAGCGAAGAAAATCTTTCTCGCGGCTGACCCGGATCGTGAAGGGGAAGCGATTGCTTGGCATCTCGCCCACAGTTTGGATATCGACATCACTTCAGACTGCAGAGTAGTGTTTAATGAGATAACCAAAGATGCCATTAAAGAGTCCTTTAAGCATCCTAGACCAATCAATTTGGATGTGGTGGATGCCCAACAGGCCAGAAGGATCCTTGATCGTCTTGTTGGTTACAATATCAGTCCTTTACTATGGAAGAAAGTGAAAAAGGGTTTAAGTGCAGGTCGGGTTCAATCCGTTGCGGTCAGACTTGTGATTGAAAGGGAACAAGAAATAAATGCTTTTATCCCAGAAGAATATTGGTCCATTAAAAGTTCATTCCTAACAGGCAAGTCCAAGGAATTTGAAGCAAACTTTTATGGTATAGATGGTAAAAAGACGGAACTAAAGTCAGAAGCGGAAGTAAAAGATGTATTAGGTAAGCTGGAAGGCAATTCATTTGAAGTGAAAAATGTTACCAAAAAGGAACGAAAACGAAATCCCGCCCTACCTTTCATCACCTCTTCTCTGCAACAGGAAGCAGCACGTAAGCTGAATTTCCGTGCAAAGAAAACGATGATGATGGCACAACAGTTGTACGAGGGAATTGAGCTGGGTAAAGAAGGAACGGTAGGTCTCATTACTTATATGCGTACAGATTCGACACGTATTTCTGAAACAGCCAAAAAAGAAGCGGTGGAATATATCGAAAAAACCTATGGCAGTCAATTTGTCTCCAAAGAAGAGAGAAAAGAGACGAAAAAAAGCAATGCACAAGATGCCCATGAAGCGATACGTCCAACTTCTACAATGAAGGACCCTCTGTCTATCAAAGAATATCTGTCAAGAGATCAATATCGTCTATATAAATTGATTTGGGAACGATTTGTTGCAAGTCAAATGGCACCTGCCATCTTGGATACAGTAAGTGTGGATCTTATACAAAACAATGTCCAATTCCGTGCGACAGGTTCAACCGTTAAGTTCGCCGGCTTTATGAAAGTGTATGTGGAAGGAAATGATGATCAGCAGGAAGAAAAGGAAAATCTTCTCCCTCCATTGGAGAAAGGGGATACAGTTTTTTCAAAAGATATCGATCCTAAGCAACATTTCACTCAACCACCTCCAAGGTATACAGAAGCGAGATTAGTTAGGACGCTTGAAGAATTGGGCATCGGCAGACCATCAACCTATGCTCCTACGCTTGATACTATTCAAAAGCGGGGCTATGTGGCTTTGGATAATAAACGGTTTGTCCCAACCGAGCTTGGGGAGATTGTTATTCAACTTATCCTGGAATTCTTCCCTGAAATTATTAATGTGGAATTTACAGCGGACCTTGAAACCAACTTGGATAATGTGGAAGATGGGAAAGTTAACTGGGTCGATATCATAGACGGTTTTTATCACGAATTTGCCAAACGTCTTGAAAAAGCAGAACAGGAAATGGAAGAGATCGAGATCAAGGATGAACCGGCCGGTGAGGATTGCGAACTATGCGGTCATGAAATGGTGTTCAAAATGGGAAGATACGGTAAGTTCATGGCATGTTCCAATTTTCCAGATTGTCGTAATACGAAACCAATCGTAAAAGATATCGGTGTACCTTGTCCCAAGTGTGAAAAAGGGAACATTGTGGAAAGAAAAAGTAAGAAGAAACGGATATTCTATGGTTGTGACCAGTATCCCTCTTGTGAGTTCCTCTCATGGGATAAGCCAATCGCCAGAAAATGTCCGAAGTGTGAGTCCTTATTGGTGGAGAAAAAGCTTAAAAAAGGTGTACAGGTACAATGCGTAGAGTGTGACTATAAAGAAGAACCACAAGGATAAGCAGATAGGTAGAGGGGACTGACACACATGCGGTTATGTCAGCCCTTTTTCCTTTGTGATGAAATACCTTGTAGCAACGAATTTTTAAACGTATTTGGAGGAATCTAGTGATGACAACAACAGTTAATGTAATCGGTGCCGGTCTTGCAGGCAGTGAAGCTGCATGGCAGCTGGCTAACAAAGGGATCCAAGTTAACCTGTATGAAATGCGACCGGTGAAACAAACGCCGGCTCATCATACAGATAAGTTTGCTGAGCTTGTTTGCTCGAATTCGCTTCGTGCCAACAATCTGACGAATGCAGTAGGAGTATTAAAAGAAGAAATGCGGATATTGGATTCTGTCATCATACGCTCTGCAGATGACTGCGCTGTACCGGCTGGCGGTGCCCTAGCAGTAGACAGGCATGAATTTGCTGCAAAAGTAACGGAACGTGTCAAAGAACATCCAAATGTGACGGTTTTCAATGAAGAAATGGACCAGATTCCAGAAGGGCCGACCGTCATTGCAACCGGACCGCTGACTTCCAAATCCCTATCCGACCAGCTCCGTTCATTAACAGGAGAAGAATACCTTTATTTCTATGATGCTGCTGCACCGATTATCGAAAAGGACAGCATCAACATGGATATCGTGTATTTGAAATCCAGATACGATAAAGGGGAGGCGGCATACTTAAACTGCCCAATGACGGAAGAACAGTTTGATCGTTTCTACAATGCATTAATAGAGGCGGAGACAGTTCCTTTAAAAGAGTTCGAGAAGGAAATCTTCTTTGAAGGCTGCATGCCGATTGAAGTAATGGCTAACCGTGGAAAGAAAACAATGCTGTTTGGACCTATGAAACCAGTAGGACTCGAAGACCCTAAAACGGATAAACGCCCATATGCTGTAGTACAGCTTCGTCAAGACGATGCTGCTGGGACTTTGTATAACATTGTTGGTTTTCAGACACATTTAAAGTGGGGCCCACAAAAAGAAGTGATCCGTTTAATACCAGGTTTGGAAAATGCGGAAATTGTGCGATATGGCGTGATGCACCGAAACACCTTCATTAACTCTCCAAACCTCCTTAAGCCAACCTATCAATTCAAGGCAAGGGAAGACCTGTTTTTTGCCGGACAAATGACAGGTGTGGAAGGGTATGTGGAGTCTGCAGCATCAGGACTTGTAGCTGGGCTTAATGCGGCGCGTCTCGTACAAGGCCTTGAGCCACTTGTTTTCCCTAAGGAAACTGCTATTGGAAGCATGGCGAACTATATTACTTCTACAAATGCGAAGAACTTCCAGCCGATGAATGCAAACTTCGGTCTCTTCCCGGAGCTTCCAAAGAAAATCAAGAACAAGCAGGAACGTAATGAAGCTCATGCTAGGAGAGCGTTGGAAACAATTCAGAATTTTGTAAAAAATTAATCAAATTAATTGCAAGGGCTACTAAATTGTGATAATATTTAGTAGCCCTTGTGAGGTGATAAGTATGCAAAATGTTAACGTTTCGTTAATTTCTTTTCTGGAATATTTACAAATTGAGAAAAACTATTCAAAATATACTGTTGTATTTTATCAAAAGGATATTGAAGATTTTTTTGATTTTATGAAAGAGGAAGCCATTTCAAGCATCAATGAAGTCACTCATACAGAAGCACGTTTGTATTTGACCAAGCTACATCAAAAGAAATATGCAAGAAAAACGGTTGCAAGGAAGACCTCCAGTTTGCGAAGCTTTTATAAGTATCTGCTTCGTGAGGAAAAAGTGGAGCAAAACCCCTTTACCGTGGTTTCGTTACCAAAGCAGGAAAAGCGTCTACCGCAGTTTTTGTATAGCGAAGAGTTGGAGAAATTGTTTGCTGCTTCCGATCTTTCAACGCCTCTCGGACAGAGGAATCAAGCCTTGCTTGAATTGCTCTATGCTACAGGTATCCGAATAAGTGAATGTTGTCACATACAAGTGCAGGATATCGATTTTCAAGTAGGCACCATCCTTGTTACAGGAAAAGGAAACAAACAACGGTATGTTCCTTTTGGCAGTTTTGCGCAGGATGCATTGAAAACCTATATGGAGGATGGTCGCATATCATTGCTTGAAAAGCAAAAGGCATCAACCCCGACTAAGCATCTATTTCTCAATTTTCGGGGTGACGCACTTACTCCGCGTGGGGTCAGGGTCGTCCTGAACGATCTGGTAAAACAAGCATGCACAACCTTACATATTAGTCCGCATATGCTTCGACATACCTTTGCTACACATATGCTGAATGAAGGGGCAGATCTTCGTGTGGTTCAGGAACTGCTTGGACATGCCAGCCTTTCATCCACACAGATTTACACACATGTGTCAAAAGAACATCTACAAAAGACGTATAATCAATTTCATCCTCGTGCATGAGGATCGAACGGAGGGTCACTGATGTCAACATTTCATGCTACTACGATATTTGCAGTCCAGCATAATGGACAAAGTGCAATGTCAGGTGACGGTCAAGTTACATTTGGAAATGCGGTTGTTATGAAGCATACAGCACGAAAGGTGCGAAAGCTTTTTAATGGGAGGATCTTGGCCGGCTTTGCAGGATCCGTAGCAGATGCTTTCACCTTGTTCGAAATGTTCGAGGCAAAACTTGAGGAATACAACGGAAACATCCAACGCTCTAGCGTCGAGCTTGCCAAAGAGTGGAGAAGTGACAAAGTACTGAGGAAATTGGAAGCAATGTTGATTGTAATGGATGAGTCCAGCATGTTATTGGTATCTGGGACTGGAGAAGTAATTGAACCGGATGATGGGATACTGGCGATAGGCTCAGGTGGGAACTATGCACTTGCTGCAGGCCGTGCATTGAAAAGGTATGCAGGAGAACACATGACTGCACGTGAAATTGCAAAGGCTTCCCTGGAGACTGCAGGAGAGATTTGTGTGTACACTAATGACAATATCATTGTAGAAGAACTATAGAAAAGGCGGTTGTGGACATGAGTACAAAATTGACCCCTAGGCAAATAGTAGATATGCTTGATCAATATATTGTGGGCCAGACGAATGCCAAAAAAGCTGTTGCTGTGGCGTTGAGAAACAGATACAGAAGAAGCTTGCTCAAAGGCAGTCTCCGGGACGAAGTGGTGCCTAAGAACATTTTGATGATCGGGCCGACCGGTGTCGGCAAGACGGAAATTGCCCGCAGGATTGCCAAACTTGTGGGAGCACCATTCATAAAGGTCGAAGCGACGAAATTTACAGAAGTAGGATATGTAGGTCGCGATGTGGAGTCTATGGTCCGTGACTTGGTGGAAACTTCCGTTCGTCTTGTAAAAGAAGAAAAAATGGCAAGTGTCAAAGATAGAGCTTTGGAAAATGCAAACAAACGAATTGTAGAACTCTTAGTACCTGGCAAGCAAAAAAACACCTCCTACAAAAATCCTTTAGAGATGTTTTTTGGAGGCAACGCGCCGACCAATGAAGCGGAGGAGCAGGAAAAACAGGAAGAGGTCTCCATTAAAGAGCAGCGAAGAAGGATGGCCCACCAACTTGCATTGGGGGAGCTTGAGGACCGATATATCACGGTGGAAGTGGAAGAACAGCAGGGCTCCATGTTTGACATGCTTCAAGGGTCGGGTATGGAACAAATGGGCATGAACATGCAGGATGCTCTTAGCAACCTGATGCCAAAGAAAAAGAAAAAAAGAAAGCTCACGGTACGTGAAGCAAGACCGGTGTTGACCCATGAAGAAGCGCAAAAGCTTATAGATATGGATGAAGTGACACAGGATGCAGTGATGCGTGCGGAACAGAGCGGAATCATCTTCATCGATGAAATTGATAAGATAGCCAAAAAGAACAGTGGCTCTTCTGCAGATGTTTCCCGCGAAGGAGTACAACGTGATATTCTTCCCATTGTGGAAGGTTCCACTGTTGTCACCAAGTATGGACAGGTGAAAACCGATCATGTTCTTTTCATATCCGCAGGTGCCTTTCATATTGCCAAACCGTCCGACCTCATTCCCGAACTGCAGGGGCGTTTTCCGATTCGTGTTGAATTGACGAAACTGTCCATTGAAGATTTCGTGAGGATATTGGTGGAGCCGGATAATGCATTGTTGAAACAATATACGGCATTATTGGAAACGGAAGGTATAAAAGTCGAATTTTCTGACGATGCTATTCGTAAAATAGCCGAAGTTGCGTTTCAGGTGAACCAGGATACGGATAACATCGGAGCAAGACGCCTACATACGATTCTCGAAAAACTCTTAGAGGATCTATCCTTTGAAGCGCCAGACATCAATCTCGAAAAGATTGTCATCACCCCGCAGTATGTAGATGAAAAACTAGGAAATATCGTAAAAAACAAAGATTTAAGCCAATTTATTTTATAGAAGTAGATTCTAGGAGGAAATAAGATG is part of the Sutcliffiella sp. FSL R7-0096 genome and harbors:
- the topA gene encoding type I DNA topoisomerase, coding for MSDYLVIVESPAKAKTIERYLGKKYKVKASMGHVRDLPKSQMGVNVDHEFEPKYITIRGKGPVLKELKTAAKKAKKIFLAADPDREGEAIAWHLAHSLDIDITSDCRVVFNEITKDAIKESFKHPRPINLDVVDAQQARRILDRLVGYNISPLLWKKVKKGLSAGRVQSVAVRLVIEREQEINAFIPEEYWSIKSSFLTGKSKEFEANFYGIDGKKTELKSEAEVKDVLGKLEGNSFEVKNVTKKERKRNPALPFITSSLQQEAARKLNFRAKKTMMMAQQLYEGIELGKEGTVGLITYMRTDSTRISETAKKEAVEYIEKTYGSQFVSKEERKETKKSNAQDAHEAIRPTSTMKDPLSIKEYLSRDQYRLYKLIWERFVASQMAPAILDTVSVDLIQNNVQFRATGSTVKFAGFMKVYVEGNDDQQEEKENLLPPLEKGDTVFSKDIDPKQHFTQPPPRYTEARLVRTLEELGIGRPSTYAPTLDTIQKRGYVALDNKRFVPTELGEIVIQLILEFFPEIINVEFTADLETNLDNVEDGKVNWVDIIDGFYHEFAKRLEKAEQEMEEIEIKDEPAGEDCELCGHEMVFKMGRYGKFMACSNFPDCRNTKPIVKDIGVPCPKCEKGNIVERKSKKKRIFYGCDQYPSCEFLSWDKPIARKCPKCESLLVEKKLKKGVQVQCVECDYKEEPQG
- the trmFO gene encoding FADH(2)-oxidizing methylenetetrahydrofolate--tRNA-(uracil(54)-C(5))-methyltransferase TrmFO, whose translation is MMTTTVNVIGAGLAGSEAAWQLANKGIQVNLYEMRPVKQTPAHHTDKFAELVCSNSLRANNLTNAVGVLKEEMRILDSVIIRSADDCAVPAGGALAVDRHEFAAKVTERVKEHPNVTVFNEEMDQIPEGPTVIATGPLTSKSLSDQLRSLTGEEYLYFYDAAAPIIEKDSINMDIVYLKSRYDKGEAAYLNCPMTEEQFDRFYNALIEAETVPLKEFEKEIFFEGCMPIEVMANRGKKTMLFGPMKPVGLEDPKTDKRPYAVVQLRQDDAAGTLYNIVGFQTHLKWGPQKEVIRLIPGLENAEIVRYGVMHRNTFINSPNLLKPTYQFKAREDLFFAGQMTGVEGYVESAASGLVAGLNAARLVQGLEPLVFPKETAIGSMANYITSTNAKNFQPMNANFGLFPELPKKIKNKQERNEAHARRALETIQNFVKN
- the xerC gene encoding tyrosine recombinase XerC — protein: MQNVNVSLISFLEYLQIEKNYSKYTVVFYQKDIEDFFDFMKEEAISSINEVTHTEARLYLTKLHQKKYARKTVARKTSSLRSFYKYLLREEKVEQNPFTVVSLPKQEKRLPQFLYSEELEKLFAASDLSTPLGQRNQALLELLYATGIRISECCHIQVQDIDFQVGTILVTGKGNKQRYVPFGSFAQDALKTYMEDGRISLLEKQKASTPTKHLFLNFRGDALTPRGVRVVLNDLVKQACTTLHISPHMLRHTFATHMLNEGADLRVVQELLGHASLSSTQIYTHVSKEHLQKTYNQFHPRA
- the hslV gene encoding ATP-dependent protease subunit HslV, whose product is MSTFHATTIFAVQHNGQSAMSGDGQVTFGNAVVMKHTARKVRKLFNGRILAGFAGSVADAFTLFEMFEAKLEEYNGNIQRSSVELAKEWRSDKVLRKLEAMLIVMDESSMLLVSGTGEVIEPDDGILAIGSGGNYALAAGRALKRYAGEHMTAREIAKASLETAGEICVYTNDNIIVEEL
- the hslU gene encoding HslU--HslV peptidase ATPase subunit — its product is MSTKLTPRQIVDMLDQYIVGQTNAKKAVAVALRNRYRRSLLKGSLRDEVVPKNILMIGPTGVGKTEIARRIAKLVGAPFIKVEATKFTEVGYVGRDVESMVRDLVETSVRLVKEEKMASVKDRALENANKRIVELLVPGKQKNTSYKNPLEMFFGGNAPTNEAEEQEKQEEVSIKEQRRRMAHQLALGELEDRYITVEVEEQQGSMFDMLQGSGMEQMGMNMQDALSNLMPKKKKKRKLTVREARPVLTHEEAQKLIDMDEVTQDAVMRAEQSGIIFIDEIDKIAKKNSGSSADVSREGVQRDILPIVEGSTVVTKYGQVKTDHVLFISAGAFHIAKPSDLIPELQGRFPIRVELTKLSIEDFVRILVEPDNALLKQYTALLETEGIKVEFSDDAIRKIAEVAFQVNQDTDNIGARRLHTILEKLLEDLSFEAPDINLEKIVITPQYVDEKLGNIVKNKDLSQFIL